The nucleotide window GCCGTCGGCGCGTTGCACCTCATCGGCGATCAAGGGCTGCCAGCGTTGCTGGCCCGACACGGTTACAAGGTTCGCGCGCTGTTCTGACGCCGGGCCTCGCCAAGGCCGTTGGTGCAACAACCGCACGACCGAGTGCGCGCCTGCCGGCGACTCACGCGTTCACATCCACCACCACCCGCCCACGCACTTGGCCGTCCAGCAGGCGCGCCGCCACGGCGGGCGCGTCGGCCAGGCCGACGGTTAGGGTGTTGCGCGCCAGCAGATCGGGCGGCATCTCGCGCGCCAAGCGGTCCCACGCCTTGGCGCGGCGGGCATACGGCGCCATCACGCTGTCGATGCCCGCCAGGGTGACGCCGCGCAGGATGAAAGGCGCCACCGTGCCGGGGAAATCCATGCCCTGCGCCAGCCCACAGGCCGCCACCACGCCGCCGTACCGCAAGCTGGCGCAGACGTTGACCAGTGTGTGGCTGCCCACGCTGTCGATGGCGGCGGCCCAGCGCTCTTTTTGCAGCGGTTTGCCGGGCGCATTCAGCGTTGACCGGTCGATCACCTCGCTGGCGCCCAGCGCCTTCAGGTGCTCGGCCTCGTGCGGGCGGCCGGTGGCGGCGTGCACGGTAAAGCCCAAGCGCGACAGCAGCGCGATGGCGATCGAGCCGACGCCGCCGTTGGCGCCGGTCACCAACACCGGGCCGTGGTCGATGGCCACGCCGTTTTGCTGCAGCGCCATCACGCACAGCATGGCGGTGTAGCCGGCGGTGCCGATGGCCATGGCGTGGCTGGGCGTCATGCCGCCGGGCAGCGGCAGCAGCCAGCCGGCCTTCACGCGCGCTTTTTGCGCCAGGCCGCCCCAGTGCGATTCGCCCACGCCCCAGCCGTTGATCAGCACCGGATCGCCCGGGCGATAACGCCGGTCGCTGGATTCGACCACCATGCCGGCGAAGTCGATGCCAGGCACCATGGGGTAATGGCGCACCACCGGCGCCCGGCCCGTGATGGCCAGAGCGTCCTTGTAGTTGAGCGTGGAGCACGCCACCTGCACAAGTACATCCCCGGCAGGCAATTGGCCGTCCTCGAGTCCGGTGACGGCGGCGTGGGGCGCGCCGCCCTCGGTCTGGGTCAGCAGCAGGGCCTTGAACATGGCGGAGTCCTTTGCAGATCGGGGTCTTGTGGCGGGCACTATAAGCCGCCGTGCGCGCCGGCATAGACTTGGCCAGCCATGCCCCGCCCCTTGAGTCCATCGGATTTCGCCGCCGACGCCGCCGACGTCGCGCGCCACCTGATAGGCACCACGCTGCTGGTCGATGGCGTGGGCGGCGTGATCGTCGAGACCGAGGCCTACGACCAGAGCGAGCCGGCCTCGCACACGCACCGCGGCCCCACGCCGCGCAATGCCGCCATGTTCGGCCCGCCCGGCCACGTCTACGTGTACCTGAACTACGGCATCCACTGGTGCCTGAACTTCGTCTGCCGCGAGCGCGGCCACGGCGCGGGCGTGCTGATCCGCGCGCTGCAGCCCACGCACGGGCTCGACACGATGCGCGCTCGCCGCGGCATGGACGACGAGCGTCTGCTGTGCGCCGGCCCCGGACGGCTGGGACAGGCGCTGGGCATCACGGCGGCGCATTACGGCCTGCCGCTGGATGCCGCGCCCTTTGCCTTGCTGGCGGCGCCGGCCGGCGCGCCGCCCGCGCGGGTGCTGACCGGCCCGCGCATCGGCATTCGCCGCGCGGTGGACGTGCCATGGCGCTTTGGTCTGGCCGATTCGCGGCACCTGAGCCGCGGCTTTGCGCCGCCGCGCGCGTAGGCGCACGCCGACAGCGGATCGCGGCGGCGGGCCGATGCGCGGCGCGGTTGCCGCGGGCCACAATGGCCGTCCGGCCGATGGCCCTTTTTTGGATCAGCCATGAACTTCACGACCCGCCCTTGGCTCGCCGCTACCGTATTCGGCACCGCCTTGTTGAACGCCGCTTGCAGCAGCGGGCCGCTGGCCCAGGGTGACGGCCCCGCGCGGCATTTTCAGTATCTCTCGCCCGACAACCAAGTGGTGGCGGAATACTCGACCTCCGACGCCGCCACCTGCCAGCAGCACTTGTCGAACATGAACCGCATCAACCGGCACGGCAGCGAGGCCACGCGCTGCGGCACCGCCTCGGCAGCCGCTCGGCTGCCCGTCACCGCCCAGGCGCGCGATGCCCGCGCCAACATCGACTACGCCTTCCGCTTCAACAGCATGGACCAGTGCAAGCGCTTGATGGGGGCGATCGCCGAAAGCGCCACGGTGACGCGCGGCTGCCAATAAGGCGGCGCCGTGTCCTTGCACCTTTTTTACAGAAAAAAAGCCCGCAGCGCTTATGCAGCAAGCGCAGCCAGCTATTGATTCAATAGTCTGCCACGGACGATCGTCCTACATGCGGGTGGCGGCCCGCGGTGCACAATGCGTCGCAACCGCGGAACCGCCGCTCAGGAGCCATGCACACCATGACCGACCCCAAAGCCCAGGGCTTTACCCCCGGCCTCGACGGCCTTCAGCTGGGCGGCAACGCCCGTGGCCGCGTGATGTCGCTGATCGAATTTCGGGCCGGCGACGGCCCGATGATCCAAATCCATCCGGACTACCAGCTCCAGCTTGAGCGCGCACCGCAAAGCGTCGTGGTCAGCTGGCAAGAGGACGGCCAACCGATGAACGCCGCCATCCCGGTGGTCGAGTTCGACCAGTTCGTTCAGGCCGGACAGATCGTCGTCGAGCGCTGAGACTAGCATCTTGCTCGGCCGTTTCGAGAGACTTCTACCGCCCTACCCCGAGCCCGAGCCCGAACTGCCGCCCAAGGGCTTTCTGGCCTTTGTCTGGCGCGCGACCGCCGGCTTGCGCGGCTACATCGGGCTGATGGCGCTGCTGTCGGCTGGCACGTCGATCTACGACGCGCTGCTGTTCGCGCTGCTCGGCTTCGTTGTCGATTGGCTGGGCCAGGTCGCGCCCAGCCAGCTGTGGGCCGAGCGCGGCGGCGTGCTGCTGTGGCTGTCGGGCGTGCTGTTGGCCTCGATCGCGCTGGTGGCGCTGCAGACCACCGTCAAGCACCAGACGCTGGCCATCAATTTTCCGCTGCGCCTGCGCTGGAATTTCCACCGTCTGATGCTGGGCCAGAGCATGGCCTTTTACGCGGACGAATTCGCCGGCCGCATCACCACCAAGATCATGCAAACCGCGCTGGCCGTGCGCGACATGATCTTCACCACCGCCGACGTGGTGATTGGCATGGGCGTATACATGGTCACGATCCTGCTGCTGGCGGCGGGGTTCGACGGCTGGCTGATGCTGCCCTTTCTGCTGTGGGCCGTGGCCTACGGTCTGGCGTGTTGGTACTTCGTGCCCCGCTTGTCCCAGGTCAGCCGGGCGCAGGCCGATGCACGCAGCGTGATGACCGGACGCATCACCGACGCGTACACCAACATCGCCACCGTCAAGCTGTTCTCGCACACGCGGCGCGAGGCGCAATTCGCCCGCGCCGCGATGGAAGAATTCCGCCAGACCGGCTACGCGCAGATGCGCCTGGTGAGCCTGTTCGAGACGGTG belongs to Ottowia testudinis and includes:
- a CDS encoding MDR family oxidoreductase — protein: MFKALLLTQTEGGAPHAAVTGLEDGQLPAGDVLVQVACSTLNYKDALAITGRAPVVRHYPMVPGIDFAGMVVESSDRRYRPGDPVLINGWGVGESHWGGLAQKARVKAGWLLPLPGGMTPSHAMAIGTAGYTAMLCVMALQQNGVAIDHGPVLVTGANGGVGSIAIALLSRLGFTVHAATGRPHEAEHLKALGASEVIDRSTLNAPGKPLQKERWAAAIDSVGSHTLVNVCASLRYGGVVAACGLAQGMDFPGTVAPFILRGVTLAGIDSVMAPYARRAKAWDRLAREMPPDLLARNTLTVGLADAPAVAARLLDGQVRGRVVVDVNA
- a CDS encoding DNA-3-methyladenine glycosylase, with amino-acid sequence MPRPLSPSDFAADAADVARHLIGTTLLVDGVGGVIVETEAYDQSEPASHTHRGPTPRNAAMFGPPGHVYVYLNYGIHWCLNFVCRERGHGAGVLIRALQPTHGLDTMRARRGMDDERLLCAGPGRLGQALGITAAHYGLPLDAAPFALLAAPAGAPPARVLTGPRIGIRRAVDVPWRFGLADSRHLSRGFAPPRA